In Pseudomonadota bacterium, the following are encoded in one genomic region:
- a CDS encoding PilT/PilU family type 4a pilus ATPase, translating into MKQPEIDYWIASMLESHGNVSDLNITVGMPLQVESAGELKPVRVKPDVKTLTPFQAETFALNLLSGNQRLLDDLASTGSCDMSYWLGDKARFRVNIFSQKNNLSTVLRKLETTIPTIDKLNLPPVFNKMAEELNGMVLVTGATGSGKSTTLAALLHKIGDEKPVHIVTLEDPIEYVHPHSVATFNQRELGNDFDAFASGLRAALRQAPKVILVGEMRDRETMEIGLSAAETGHLVFSTLHTIEAGQTINRVIGMFDKEEHDQVRSRLQETLRWVVCQRLLPKIGGGRVGAFEVMGMNLRIQEVIINGESEGKTYYEIIESGATQGMMTFDQHILHLFEEGLVTEEVAMNYCSRRSALGRGLDQIKAARGEATSHITGLKMDQKEDERKSGF; encoded by the coding sequence ATGAAACAACCTGAGATCGATTATTGGATAGCTTCAATGCTGGAGTCACACGGCAATGTTTCAGATCTGAATATTACCGTGGGCATGCCGTTGCAGGTGGAGTCGGCCGGAGAACTCAAGCCGGTTCGAGTGAAACCTGATGTCAAGACCCTGACCCCTTTTCAGGCTGAAACTTTTGCCCTGAATCTGCTCAGCGGTAATCAGCGTTTACTGGACGATCTCGCCTCCACCGGCTCCTGTGACATGTCCTACTGGTTGGGCGATAAGGCCCGGTTCAGGGTCAATATTTTTTCTCAAAAGAACAATTTGTCAACGGTTTTGCGAAAACTTGAAACAACCATTCCGACTATTGATAAGCTGAATCTGCCGCCGGTCTTCAATAAAATGGCTGAGGAATTAAATGGCATGGTCCTGGTTACCGGTGCCACCGGTTCCGGTAAATCAACCACCCTTGCCGCACTTCTTCACAAAATCGGCGATGAAAAGCCGGTTCATATTGTAACCCTTGAAGACCCCATTGAGTACGTACATCCTCATAGCGTCGCAACTTTTAATCAACGAGAACTGGGCAATGATTTTGACGCGTTCGCTTCAGGATTGCGTGCCGCTTTAAGGCAGGCGCCAAAAGTTATTCTGGTGGGTGAGATGCGTGACCGTGAAACCATGGAGATCGGCCTTTCCGCTGCTGAAACCGGCCATCTGGTTTTCAGCACCTTGCATACTATTGAGGCGGGCCAGACCATCAACCGCGTTATTGGTATGTTTGACAAGGAAGAGCATGATCAGGTACGCAGCCGGCTTCAGGAGACTCTGCGCTGGGTGGTCTGTCAGCGATTGTTGCCAAAGATCGGTGGTGGCCGTGTCGGGGCTTTTGAAGTAATGGGTATGAATCTGCGGATTCAGGAAGTTATCATAAATGGCGAGTCAGAAGGCAAGACTTATTATGAAATTATCGAAAGCGGCGCCACGCAGGGGATGATGACCTTTGATCAGCATATTCTTCATCTGTTTGAGGAAGGACTGGTTACCGAGGAAGTGGCAATGAATTACTGTTCCAGAAGAAGCGCGCTCGGTCGTGGCCTTGATCAGATCAAGGCGGCCAGAGGCGAGGCAACCAGTCATATTACCGGGTTGAAGATGGATCAGAAAGAAGATGAGAGGAAGTCCGGCTTCTGA
- a CDS encoding response regulator, whose product MPGDRIKQLEKENKLLREQVTRIQGRFEDKIAELSMVREIGMSLLYVRSFEETCRFLLDVIINNTIAQNCSVMLLDKDLNRLFLACATSPGKEPFILSSQNVFSKEHVDYSFKLGEGIAGQALKDKKPILVDEVGAAAFFSADHKSKVEVGSLLSLPLLVEDEPIGVLNLSHAGKKIFKENDVNLLQIITNFVALSIHGTLEHEQLLYSEAKYRALSENSSDAIAIIQDGTHIYANPRYLEFTGLSFKKLQTTTFVSLLERKGRSGELDSLLRGEKTNIQFEDEISHKSGSTLPVEINCSSIIYNGKYAAIIAARDQSNRLKLEKQLRHAQKMEVIGTLAGTVAHDLNNILTGLVSYPELLIIGLPKDSPLKKPLQTIQNSGMKAAAIVQDLLALARRGVTVSKVINLNTIIADYIESTEYKSIKKQYPKINIDVITDDTLFNINGAPFQLSKVIMNLLSNAAEAMLGEGTIRITTENRYVEMPQDDDAKIKEGEYAILAVSDTGIGIPAEEIDKIFEPFYTRKEMGKSGTGLGLAVVQGTISDHNGHIEVQTSPGLGTTFTMYFPAVRASIDQNSNIFSIEDYMGNGESVLVIDDMEEQREIAKDMLELIGYTVNTVSSGEMAIEYLKENTADILVLDMILGPGKTGLDAFREILKIHPGQKAIIVSGFSESSDVKETQKLGAGSYIRKPYLLRDLGLALQQELSNKK is encoded by the coding sequence ATGCCTGGAGATAGGATAAAACAACTTGAGAAGGAAAACAAACTTCTCCGTGAGCAGGTAACCCGGATACAGGGCCGGTTCGAGGACAAGATCGCCGAACTCTCCATGGTCCGCGAAATCGGCATGTCCCTGCTCTACGTCAGGAGCTTTGAGGAAACCTGCCGCTTCCTTCTCGATGTGATTATCAATAACACTATTGCCCAGAATTGTTCGGTGATGCTCCTGGACAAGGACCTGAACCGTCTTTTCCTCGCCTGTGCAACCTCTCCGGGTAAAGAGCCGTTCATTCTTTCCAGCCAGAATGTCTTTTCCAAAGAACATGTCGATTACAGCTTCAAACTCGGTGAAGGCATTGCCGGCCAGGCCTTAAAGGACAAAAAACCTATTCTGGTGGATGAAGTCGGGGCTGCCGCTTTTTTTTCTGCTGACCATAAAAGCAAGGTCGAGGTCGGCAGTCTTCTTTCTTTGCCGCTGCTGGTTGAAGATGAACCCATAGGCGTTCTCAATTTGAGTCATGCGGGCAAAAAAATCTTCAAAGAAAACGATGTCAATCTCTTGCAGATAATCACCAATTTTGTCGCTCTTTCCATCCACGGCACCCTTGAGCACGAGCAGCTGCTGTATTCCGAAGCCAAATACAGGGCCCTTTCGGAAAACTCAAGCGACGCCATTGCGATTATTCAGGACGGCACCCACATTTATGCTAATCCCCGATATCTTGAGTTCACCGGGCTCAGTTTTAAAAAACTCCAAACCACCACCTTTGTTTCTCTTCTTGAACGAAAAGGGAGATCCGGCGAGCTTGACTCTTTGCTCAGGGGCGAAAAAACCAACATCCAGTTTGAAGATGAAATTTCCCATAAAAGCGGCTCAACCTTGCCGGTTGAGATAAATTGTTCATCCATTATTTATAACGGCAAATATGCGGCGATCATTGCCGCCCGCGACCAGAGCAACAGATTGAAGCTTGAAAAACAACTCCGTCATGCCCAGAAAATGGAGGTTATCGGTACCCTGGCCGGAACCGTTGCCCATGACCTGAATAACATCCTCACCGGACTGGTCAGTTACCCGGAACTCCTGATTATCGGCCTGCCCAAGGATAGCCCCCTGAAAAAACCACTTCAGACCATTCAGAATTCCGGCATGAAAGCTGCGGCTATTGTTCAGGACCTCCTCGCTCTTGCTAGAAGAGGGGTCACCGTATCAAAAGTTATCAATCTCAACACCATCATCGCTGATTATATTGAAAGTACGGAATATAAAAGCATAAAGAAACAATATCCCAAGATCAACATTGATGTTATCACCGACGACACCCTGTTCAACATCAACGGCGCGCCGTTTCAGCTTTCCAAGGTTATCATGAACCTTCTTTCAAACGCCGCCGAGGCAATGCTCGGGGAAGGGACAATCCGGATAACCACTGAAAACAGATATGTTGAAATGCCCCAGGATGATGATGCCAAAATCAAGGAAGGCGAATATGCCATCCTTGCCGTATCGGATACCGGTATCGGCATCCCGGCAGAGGAGATCGACAAAATTTTTGAACCATTTTACACCCGGAAAGAGATGGGAAAAAGCGGCACGGGCCTTGGCCTTGCAGTCGTTCAGGGAACCATTTCCGATCATAACGGCCACATAGAAGTCCAGACATCGCCGGGCTTAGGGACAACCTTTACGATGTATTTTCCGGCGGTCAGAGCATCGATAGATCAAAATTCAAACATTTTTTCCATTGAAGATTACATGGGCAATGGCGAATCTGTTCTGGTCATTGATGACATGGAAGAGCAGCGGGAGATCGCTAAAGACATGCTGGAACTGATCGGCTACACGGTAAACACCGTAAGTTCCGGGGAAATGGCCATTGAATATCTTAAAGAAAATACCGCGGATATTCTTGTACTCGATATGATCCTCGGACCAGGCAAGACCGGACTTGACGCCTTCAGGGAAATCCTCAAAATCCATCCCGGCCAGAAGGCAATAATTGTCAGCGGCTTTTCCGAATCCTCCGATGTGAAGGAGACCCAGAAACTCGGCGCCGGGTCCTATATAAGGAAACCCTATCTCCTGAGGGACCTCGGTCTCGCCCTGCAGCAGGAACTTTCCAACAAAAAATAG
- the lptD gene encoding LPS assembly protein LptD: MSFVFLMPSYAIAGEILPEPWQLEADRITSVQESEEVIAEGNVIFSREEQPGVKAITIKADKIFYNKKTSTIDAIGNISILSPEETIYSDKARLNLDTQTGVLNRISLYIKEQNLYFTGESVKKEGELTYSFKDGWVSACDTPPGGTAPWCIRSKEARVTMDDFAVLKHATFRIKDWPIAYTPYLIFPVKTKRESGFLFPEILHSNRDGSGFMAPYFIDISPSMDITLYPGYLSKRGVASAVEFRYVADSYSRGTFAINYLEDETTDYQKDPADPNDSNIDYRSDGKFRDLHDRYWVRGKIDQNLAKDLILRFDLDLVSDWDYLIEYREGMTGYSKSNADFVKGFNRGFQEESIPLRESTVELSKSWNSTVLGGEMRAVDDARSDKSLSEPVHTLPRLIFNNHPIFTFLPVSLDWDTEYVYYWREEDYGYQRLDTHPRLSIPVPLGSLVEGKMSAGVRETLYLIENNGESADPWEEGDSKNRTIVDFDINAATVLTKDYEMDIGSLRFVNHTFRPNIQYSYINSRTQKELPNLDSFDRISLANGLTYELNNYFSVGSILDEGIFSERYIGKLKISQTYDIAEARRQLKTNSNDERRPFSDILLDLNIQPLNRLSLEYHTAWDIYEDRIERYQFKGAYTDTRGDNLTFDYNYVPGTARDLTGTLTVKVTQDLQIKGDTTRSLLYDRTVSEKIGLIYAPHCWQVEINFSKTSDDQRIIFLFTLSGFGKAFEWGKDNL, from the coding sequence GTGAGTTTTGTATTTCTCATGCCTTCATATGCGATTGCAGGAGAAATACTCCCAGAACCATGGCAGCTTGAAGCGGATCGGATTACAAGTGTCCAGGAATCGGAAGAGGTAATTGCCGAAGGAAATGTTATCTTCAGCCGTGAAGAACAGCCCGGAGTCAAGGCGATCACCATTAAAGCCGACAAAATTTTCTATAATAAAAAAACGAGTACCATTGATGCCATCGGCAATATTTCCATTCTTTCTCCAGAGGAAACCATCTATTCCGACAAAGCCAGGCTCAATCTTGATACGCAGACCGGGGTGCTCAATAGAATTTCACTGTATATCAAAGAGCAGAATCTGTATTTTACCGGTGAGTCGGTAAAAAAAGAGGGAGAACTGACCTATTCGTTCAAGGACGGCTGGGTCAGCGCCTGCGATACCCCGCCCGGTGGCACTGCTCCCTGGTGTATCAGAAGTAAGGAGGCGCGGGTGACCATGGACGATTTTGCCGTTTTGAAGCACGCCACTTTCCGGATCAAGGATTGGCCCATAGCGTATACCCCCTACCTCATTTTCCCGGTAAAGACCAAGCGCGAGAGCGGGTTTCTTTTCCCGGAAATATTGCATTCCAATAGAGACGGCTCCGGGTTTATGGCGCCTTATTTTATCGATATATCGCCAAGCATGGATATAACTCTGTATCCAGGATATTTGAGTAAAAGGGGTGTTGCCTCGGCTGTAGAGTTTCGTTATGTGGCTGATTCCTATTCCAGAGGAACTTTTGCGATAAATTACCTGGAGGACGAAACCACTGATTATCAAAAGGATCCTGCTGATCCTAATGATAGCAATATTGATTATCGTAGTGACGGCAAGTTCAGGGATCTTCATGATCGCTATTGGGTCCGAGGGAAAATTGACCAGAATCTGGCAAAGGATTTAATATTGAGATTTGATCTCGATCTCGTTTCTGATTGGGATTATCTGATAGAATATCGTGAAGGAATGACCGGCTACAGCAAGAGCAATGCCGATTTTGTCAAAGGGTTTAATCGAGGCTTTCAGGAAGAAAGTATTCCTTTGCGGGAGTCAACGGTGGAGTTGTCAAAATCCTGGAATTCCACGGTGCTTGGCGGTGAAATGCGTGCCGTGGATGATGCCCGGAGCGACAAATCCTTGTCTGAGCCGGTGCACACCCTGCCGCGGCTGATATTCAATAATCATCCCATTTTTACTTTCCTGCCTGTCAGCCTCGACTGGGATACCGAATATGTCTATTATTGGCGCGAAGAGGATTATGGCTACCAACGGCTTGACACCCATCCGCGGCTCAGTATTCCTGTGCCCCTGGGAAGTCTTGTTGAAGGCAAGATGTCTGCTGGGGTACGTGAGACCCTTTATTTAATAGAAAACAACGGGGAAAGCGCTGATCCCTGGGAGGAAGGTGACAGTAAAAACCGGACGATTGTGGATTTTGACATAAACGCCGCAACAGTTCTGACTAAAGATTACGAGATGGATATTGGTTCACTGCGCTTCGTAAATCATACATTCCGGCCGAATATTCAATACAGCTATATTAATTCCAGAACACAAAAGGAGCTGCCGAATCTCGACAGCTTTGACAGGATTTCACTGGCAAACGGCCTTACCTATGAATTAAATAATTATTTCAGTGTCGGTAGTATTCTCGATGAAGGTATCTTCTCCGAACGCTACATCGGTAAACTGAAAATAAGCCAGACCTATGACATTGCCGAGGCCAGGCGACAACTCAAAACCAACTCCAACGATGAACGCCGGCCTTTTTCAGATATCCTTCTTGATCTCAACATCCAGCCGTTGAACAGGCTCTCCCTTGAGTACCATACGGCCTGGGATATTTATGAAGACCGGATTGAAAGATACCAGTTCAAGGGAGCCTATACCGACACCAGGGGCGATAATCTCACTTTTGACTATAATTATGTGCCCGGCACCGCAAGGGATCTGACCGGCACATTGACTGTCAAGGTGACTCAGGATCTGCAAATCAAAGGTGACACGACACGATCATTGCTCTATGACCGGACGGTGAGTGAAAAAATCGGGCTTATATACGCGCCTCATTGCTGGCAGGTGGAAATTAATTTTTCCAAGACCTCGGATGATCAGCGGATTATATTTCTGTTCACACTCTCAGGATTCGGCAAAGCCTTTGAATGGGGCAAGGATAATTTGTAA
- a CDS encoding lytic murein transglycosylase produces MKKHCNSWKWFAALLWFVFFTPDFSSAEPGAAPLAADLVEDGQLIDLATPRYKGVFKELRLRHNFSQEEIDRIFKGVTIRKRVLELMDTQWEAKPYYEYYPRFITRDVIKEGRNNLEKYRLLLDRVEEKFGVEREIVIAIWGIETRYGKYEGAFNLFRTLNTMFDAYPRRRDFYRKQLVEFLLLCRENGVEPQSVTSSYGGAFGQTQFIPSSFRAYAVDFDGDNKRDVWNSIPDILASIANYLKNFDWTYGAPIYGEIGTLLKEQKLEDAYKNGRKGLMALEDVAKAQGLDLPASPDNKAVSIVGLELENGAMRYVVGYPNFQAITKWNNSNRYAMAVTELAANYKK; encoded by the coding sequence ATGAAAAAGCACTGTAACAGTTGGAAATGGTTTGCGGCTCTTCTCTGGTTTGTTTTTTTTACGCCGGATTTTTCATCTGCTGAACCCGGGGCGGCACCCCTTGCTGCGGATCTTGTTGAAGATGGGCAGTTAATTGACCTTGCCACCCCGAGATATAAAGGTGTCTTTAAGGAACTTAGGCTTCGCCATAATTTTTCACAGGAAGAAATTGATCGTATTTTCAAAGGAGTGACGATTCGAAAACGGGTTCTGGAATTGATGGACACCCAGTGGGAAGCCAAGCCCTATTATGAGTATTACCCTCGCTTTATTACCAGGGATGTGATTAAGGAAGGAAGGAATAATCTTGAAAAATATCGGTTGCTCCTTGACCGGGTTGAGGAAAAGTTTGGTGTAGAACGTGAAATCGTTATTGCCATCTGGGGTATTGAAACGCGTTACGGCAAATATGAAGGGGCTTTCAACCTGTTTAGAACCTTGAACACAATGTTTGATGCCTATCCCAGAAGAAGGGATTTTTATCGGAAACAGCTTGTCGAATTTCTGCTGCTTTGCAGAGAAAATGGGGTTGAACCCCAGTCGGTAACAAGTTCCTATGGCGGCGCATTCGGCCAGACGCAGTTTATCCCTTCGAGTTTCAGGGCCTATGCCGTTGATTTTGACGGAGACAACAAGAGAGACGTCTGGAATTCAATCCCCGATATTCTGGCAAGCATTGCAAATTATCTGAAGAATTTTGATTGGACCTACGGAGCGCCGATTTATGGGGAGATCGGCACTTTACTCAAGGAACAGAAACTTGAAGACGCCTATAAGAATGGCAGGAAGGGGCTTATGGCGCTTGAGGATGTTGCAAAAGCCCAGGGTCTCGATTTGCCGGCTTCTCCGGACAATAAAGCGGTCAGTATTGTCGGCCTTGAACTTGAAAATGGCGCGATGCGCTATGTGGTCGGTTATCCTAATTTTCAGGCCATTACAAAATGGAACAATTCCAATCGTTACGCCATGGCAGTGACGGAACTTGCCGCGAACTATAAAAAGTAA
- a CDS encoding acetyltransferase, whose amino-acid sequence MAAVQQHYDVFNGDADGICALHQLRLDDPKPAQLITGVKRDIKLLRHLVGVQNAVLTVFDISLDSNREYLDDLLETCTINYYDHHYAGQIPDSGNLISHIDPGADVCTSMIVDRRLKGKHRGWAVAAAFGDNLHESAAALAQGFCSEEQLAVLREIGELMNYNGYGSSMEDLHFTPIELYEALKPYEDPLEFYDKSQVFAVLRDGFHGDMRSARSHDPIHVSLGGRVFRFPCESWARRTAGVFSNEKAREKPDLAHALIVDNPDGTFLISVRAPLQNKQGADILCRAFPTGGGRSAAAGLNALPPEMLGDFIHSFDEVFAG is encoded by the coding sequence ATGGCCGCGGTTCAACAGCATTACGATGTTTTCAACGGGGACGCAGACGGAATCTGCGCCTTGCACCAGCTCAGACTTGATGATCCCAAGCCGGCGCAATTGATAACCGGGGTAAAACGGGACATTAAGCTCCTCAGGCATTTAGTCGGGGTGCAAAACGCCGTGTTAACGGTTTTTGATATTTCACTGGACAGCAACCGTGAATATCTCGATGATCTTCTTGAGACCTGCACGATAAACTATTATGATCATCATTATGCAGGACAAATACCAGATTCAGGCAATCTCATATCACATATTGATCCAGGCGCCGATGTCTGCACATCGATGATTGTTGACCGGCGGTTAAAGGGTAAACACAGAGGTTGGGCAGTTGCTGCTGCATTTGGGGACAATCTCCATGAAAGTGCAGCGGCTCTGGCTCAGGGATTCTGTTCGGAAGAGCAGCTGGCAGTTTTAAGAGAAATAGGGGAATTAATGAATTACAACGGGTATGGCTCATCCATGGAGGATCTGCATTTTACCCCGATTGAACTTTATGAGGCGTTGAAACCCTATGAGGACCCTCTTGAGTTTTATGATAAATCCCAGGTTTTTGCCGTGCTTCGCGACGGGTTTCATGGAGACATGCGGTCGGCTCGAAGTCATGATCCGATTCATGTGAGTCTTGGTGGCAGGGTTTTTCGTTTTCCATGCGAGTCCTGGGCCAGGAGAACTGCCGGGGTCTTCAGTAATGAAAAGGCGCGGGAAAAGCCGGACCTCGCCCATGCCTTGATAGTTGACAATCCGGACGGCACCTTTCTGATTAGTGTCAGAGCCCCTTTGCAAAACAAGCAGGGTGCTGATATCCTTTGCCGGGCATTTCCGACTGGTGGCGGGCGTTCTGCAGCGGCGGGGCTCAATGCATTACCCCCTGAAATGCTGGGCGATTTCATACACTCATTTGATGAGGTTTTTGCAGGATGA
- a CDS encoding alpha/beta fold hydrolase has translation MIYQKSIFKKLCFICCSVAFLLLSCACGQNPPRLHESGINRDFSFAEDISFADYIAKTREMITLARQDFDIHPKQTVVEANSPFQLAPDSLKFPKQQNGKYQKGILLIHGLSDSPYHLKSLAGHFRSKGFFVRGILLPGHGTVPADLLHVSYQDWIKATEYGMNRLRMQASEVYIGGFSTGGALGVHYALEHQDVKGLFLFAPALGIRSKFAKLAGIVNLFKSWLDIHADADYAKYESFATNAGVQINALIKDIDAKAEDREGLLRSMPVFMALSAEDFTIDPDKALGFIRKQAVNNRIVLFTAKDGTSPDLAENIHRLNSYLPQEKIIDFSHLAVIISPDDPHYGRNGDYKNCLHYKGDKEKQTTCQTGNDIWYGERSPENLDRYLLRRLTFNPLYSEMIKDLDRFIDSIE, from the coding sequence ATGATTTATCAAAAAAGCATCTTCAAAAAACTTTGTTTCATTTGTTGCAGCGTAGCTTTTTTACTTCTGTCGTGCGCCTGCGGCCAAAACCCACCCCGTCTGCATGAATCAGGTATCAACCGAGATTTTTCCTTTGCCGAGGATATTTCTTTTGCGGATTACATTGCCAAAACCCGGGAGATGATAACCCTGGCGCGGCAGGATTTTGATATTCACCCGAAGCAGACGGTGGTGGAGGCCAACAGCCCGTTTCAGTTGGCGCCGGACAGCCTTAAATTTCCTAAACAGCAAAATGGCAAATATCAAAAGGGCATTCTGCTCATTCACGGACTTTCCGATTCCCCCTATCACTTGAAATCCCTGGCCGGTCATTTCAGGAGCAAAGGGTTTTTTGTTCGAGGGATTTTGCTGCCCGGTCATGGCACTGTCCCCGCTGATCTCCTGCATGTCAGTTACCAGGACTGGATTAAGGCTACCGAATACGGCATGAATCGTTTGCGGATGCAGGCTTCAGAAGTTTACATCGGTGGTTTTTCAACTGGCGGTGCCTTAGGGGTGCATTATGCCTTGGAGCACCAGGACGTTAAGGGCCTGTTTCTTTTTGCTCCCGCCCTGGGAATCAGAAGTAAATTTGCCAAACTCGCCGGGATTGTCAATTTATTCAAGAGCTGGCTTGATATCCATGCCGATGCTGATTATGCGAAGTATGAGTCTTTTGCAACCAATGCCGGGGTGCAGATCAATGCGTTGATCAAGGATATTGATGCCAAGGCTGAAGACAGGGAGGGGCTCTTGAGGAGCATGCCGGTATTCATGGCTTTGAGTGCCGAGGATTTTACGATTGATCCTGATAAGGCGCTGGGGTTTATCAGGAAACAGGCAGTCAATAACCGGATTGTTCTATTCACTGCAAAAGATGGAACATCGCCTGATTTGGCAGAGAATATTCATAGATTAAACAGCTATCTGCCCCAGGAGAAAATCATCGACTTTTCACACCTGGCAGTGATTATTTCTCCTGATGACCCCCATTACGGCAGAAACGGCGATTATAAAAATTGTCTGCATTATAAAGGGGATAAAGAGAAACAAACAACCTGCCAGACCGGCAATGACATCTGGTACGGCGAACGAAGTCCGGAAAATCTTGACAGGTATCTCCTGCGCCGCCTCACCTTCAACCCGCTTTATTCTGAAATGATCAAAGACCTGGACCGTTTTATTGATTCCATTGAGTAG
- a CDS encoding MltA domain-containing protein gives MVRFATLVTLLFIFFSQLNPAEVRAQGFSQGKNHRLLNFSDDYTPQSLHEALSSSLQYLACIPEDREYKVCGSIVRAGDIADSLKFFEQLLQEHHSPAEFNRLVQENFQICQAESTEKAEEILVTGYFEPVYRGSLERKHPYFYPLYEQPLDLIKKDGGEGIKSCRMENGKDVPYWTRAEIEEGQLLAGRELVYLADPVEAFILHVQGSGTIRFENGTTRRIHYAAKNGREYSSIGRLLVDEGRMELEQVNLPSIIAYLKEHPEQRKRILYHNESYIFFRWGESGPRGVLDEELTPERSVALDQAYFPPGMLGYLVTEKPVTDKAGNVVSWLPMKRFVLNHDTGSAIKGPGRLDFFWGRGDYAETAAGMMKHPGRFYVLLQKK, from the coding sequence ATGGTTCGATTCGCAACACTTGTAACCCTGCTCTTCATTTTTTTCTCCCAGTTAAATCCGGCAGAAGTAAGGGCCCAGGGTTTTTCGCAGGGGAAAAATCACAGGCTCCTGAATTTTTCCGACGATTATACTCCGCAATCTTTGCACGAAGCCCTGTCTTCAAGTTTGCAGTATCTGGCGTGCATTCCTGAAGACAGGGAGTATAAAGTCTGTGGTAGTATTGTTCGCGCCGGAGATATTGCCGACTCCCTGAAATTTTTTGAACAACTCCTTCAAGAACATCACTCACCTGCAGAATTCAATCGTCTGGTTCAGGAAAATTTTCAGATATGCCAGGCCGAAAGCACCGAGAAAGCAGAGGAAATTCTGGTGACCGGCTATTTTGAACCGGTTTATCGGGGGAGCCTTGAACGGAAACACCCCTATTTTTACCCCTTATATGAGCAACCCCTGGACCTGATTAAAAAGGATGGGGGTGAAGGAATAAAATCCTGCCGTATGGAGAACGGTAAGGATGTTCCGTATTGGACACGCGCCGAAATCGAGGAGGGGCAACTGCTTGCTGGTCGGGAATTGGTCTATCTCGCTGACCCGGTTGAAGCATTCATCCTTCATGTCCAGGGGTCCGGAACTATCCGGTTTGAAAATGGTACAACCCGCCGGATTCATTATGCGGCAAAAAACGGCAGGGAGTACAGCAGTATCGGCAGACTCCTGGTTGACGAGGGCCGGATGGAACTGGAGCAGGTGAATCTTCCTTCGATCATTGCCTACCTTAAGGAACATCCTGAACAAAGAAAGCGCATTCTGTATCACAACGAATCGTATATTTTTTTCAGATGGGGGGAATCCGGCCCCAGGGGGGTATTGGATGAAGAGCTTACTCCGGAAAGGTCGGTTGCCCTTGACCAGGCCTACTTTCCACCCGGGATGTTGGGTTATCTGGTCACGGAAAAACCCGTTACCGATAAAGCGGGAAATGTGGTCAGCTGGCTGCCGATGAAACGTTTCGTACTCAATCATGATACCGGGTCGGCAATAAAGGGCCCGGGGAGGCTGGATTTTTTCTGGGGCCGGGGAGATTATGCGGAAACTGCTGCGGGGATGATGAAACACCCGGGCAGGTTCTATGTTCTCCTGCAAAAGAAATAG